The Streptomyces capitiformicae genome contains the following window.
CGAGGAGGTCGTCCTCGACATCTCCGGCAAGAAGTCCGAGCCGGAATGGATGACCAAGCTGCGCCTCAAGGGCCTGAAGCTCTTCGCGAAGAAGCCCATGCCGAACTGGGGCTCGGACCTGTCGGGCATCGACTTCGACAACATCAAGTACTTCGTGCGCTCCACGGAGAAGCAGGCGGAGTCCTGGGAGGACCTGCCCGAGGACATCAAGAACACCTACGACAAGCTGGGCATCCCGGAGGCGGAGAAGCAGCGTCTCGTCGCCGGTGTCGCGGCCCAGTACGAGTCGGAGGTCGTCTACCACCAGATCCGCGAGGACCTGGAGGAGCAGGGCGTCATCTTCCTCGACACCGACACCGCGCTGAAGGAGCACCCGGAGCTCTTCAAGGAGTACTTCGGCACCGTCATCCCGGCCGGTGACAACAAGTTCGCCGCGCTGAACACCGCCGTGTGGTCGGGTGGGTCGTTCATCTACGTGCCGAAGGGCGTGCACGTAGAGATTCCGCTCCAGGCCTACTTCCGTATCAACACGGAGAACATGGGCCAGTTCGAGCGGACGCTGATCATCGTCGACGAGGACGCCTACGTCCACTACGTCGAGGGCTGCACGGCGCCGATCTACAAGTCGGACTCCCTGCACAGCGCGGTCGTCGAGATCATCGTCAAGAAGGGCGCCCGCTGCCGTTACACGACCATCCAGAACTGGTCGAACAACGTCTACAACCTGGTCACCAAGCGTGCCGTCGCCTACGAGGGCGCGACCATGGAGTGGGTCGACGGCAACATCGGCTCCAAGGTGACGATGAAGTACCCGGCCGTCTACCTGATGGGCGAGCACGCCAAGGGCGAGACCCTCTCCATCGCCTTCGCGGGCGAGGGCCAGCACCAGGACGCCGGCGCCAAGATGGTCCACATGGCCCCGAACACGTCCTCCAACATCGTGTCGAAGTCCGTGGCACGCGGTGGCGGCCGTACCTCGTACCGCGGTCTCATCGAGATCGGCGAGGGCGCCCCGGGCTCCAAGTCGAACGTGCTGTGCGACGCGCTGCTCGTCGACACCATCTCCCGTTCGGACACGTACCCGTACGTCGACGTCCGCGAGGACGACGTGTCCATGGGCCACGAGGCGACCGTCTCCAAGGTCTCCGAGGACCAGCTCTTCTACCTGATGAGCCGTGGTCTGAGCGAGGACGAGGCGATGGCGATGATCGTGCGCGGCTTCGTCGAGCCCATCGCGAAGGAGCTGCCCATGGAGTACGCCCTCGAACTCAACCGGCTGATCGAGCTGCAGATGGAGGGCGCGGTCGGCTGAGGCTCAACCGCCCTTCCCATCAAGCCACTTACGTAGGAAAGAGAGCAGAACGACAGCCATGGCTGAGGCCCAGAACATCCCGGTGGGTTCCACCACCGCCGGCTCGATCGCGGTGGCCGCCGAGTCGACCGTCGCCACGCGCATGAGCGCGCCCCCGTCCTTCGACGTGGCGGACTTCCCCGTGCCGCACGGCCGCGAGGAGGAGTGGCGGTTCACCCCGCTGGAGCGCCTGCGCGGGCTGCACGACGGCACCGCCGTCGCCACCGGCGACGGCCTGAAGGTCGACGTCCAGGCCCCCGAGGGCGTCACCGTCGAGACCGTCGGCCGTGACGACGCGCGCCTCGGCAAGGCCGGCACCCCGGTCGACCGCGTCGCCGCCCAGGCGTACTCGGCGTTCGAGAAGGCCGGTGTGATCACCGTCCCCAAGGAGACGGTCCTCACCGAGCCGATCCGGATCGCCGTGCAGGGTGAGGGCGGCACCGCCTTCGCCCACCAGGTGATCGAGCTGGGCGCCTTCGCCGAGGCCGTCGTCGTCATCGACCACACCGGTGACGCCGTGCTCGCCGCCAACGTCGACTACATCCTGGGCGACGGCGCCAAGCTGACCGTCGTCTCGGTCCAGGACTGGGACGACAAGGCCGTGCACGTGGCCCAGCACAACGCCCTCGTCGGCCGGGACGCCTCGTTCAAGTCGGTTGTGGTCACCTTCGGCGGCGACGTCGTACGGCTGCACCCGCGCGTCCAGTACGCCGGCACCGGTGGCGAGGCCGAGCTGTTCGGCCTGTACTTCACCGACGCCGGCCAGCACCAGGAGCACCGCCTCCTGGTCGACCACAACACCCCGCACTGCAAGTCGAACGCCGTCTACAAGGGCGCGCTCCAGGGCGACAACGCCCACGCGGTGTGGATCGGCGACGTGCTGATCGAGGCCAAGGCCGAGGGCACGGACACCTACGAGATGAACCGGAACCTGGTTCTGACCGACGGTGCCCGGGTCGACTCGGTGCCGAACCTGGAGATCGAGACCGGCGAGATCGTCGGCGCGGGTCACGCGAGCGCGACCGGCCGCTTCGACGACGAGCAGCTCTTCTACCTGATGGCCCGCGGCATCCCGGCCGAGGAGGCCCGCCGCCTCGTCGTCCGCGGCTTCTTCGCCGAGCTGGTCCAGCAGATCGGCATCGACGACATCGAGGAGCGCCTTCTCGAGAAGATCGACGAGGAGCTGGAGGCGTCGGTCTGATGGCCACCTTCGACCGTGCCCGTTTCATTCGGGCCTGCGGGCTGAGCGAGCTGGAGGAGGACACCCCGAAACGGGTGGAACTCGACGGCACGCCGGTCTCGGTCGTAAAGACCGAGGGCGAGGTGTTCGCCATCTACGACATCTGCTCCCACGCGAACGTCTCGCTCTCCGAGGGCGAGGTGGAGGACTGCCAGATCGAGTGCTGGCTGCACGGTTCCAGCTTCGACCTCCGCACCGGCAAGCCGTCCGGCCTTCCCGCGACGCGCCCCGTCCCCGTATACCCCGTAAAGATCGAAGGGGACGACGTGCTCGTCTCCCTCACCCAGGAGTCCTGAGGCACCCATGGCAACGCTTGAAATCCGAGACCTGCACGTCACCGTCGAGGCCGACAACGCCACGAAGGAGATCCTCAAGGGCGTCGACCTCACCGTGAAGCAGGGCGAGACGCACGCCATCATGGGCCCCAACGGCTCCGGCAAGTCGACCCTCGCCTACTCGCTCGCCGGTCACCCGAAGTACACGATCACCGGCGGCACCGTGCTGCTCGACGGCGAGGACGTCCTGGAGATGTCCGTCGACGAGCGCGCCCGCGCGGGCCTGTTCCTGGCGATGCAGTACCCGGTCGAGGTTCCCGGTGTGTCCGTGTCGAACTTCCTGCGTACGTCCGCCACCGCCATCCGCGGCGAGGCCCCCAAGCTGCGCACCTGGGTGAAGGAGGTCAAGGAGGCCATGCAGCGCCTCAACATGGACCCCTCCTTCGCCGAGCGCAACGTCAACGAGGGCTTCTCCGGCGGTGAGAAGAAGCGCCACGAGATCCTCCAGCTCGAACTGCTCAAGCCGAAGGTCGCCATCCTCGACGAGACCGACTCCGGCCTCGACGTCGACGCGCTCCGGGTCGTCTCCGAGGGCGTCAACCGCGTCCGCGAGACCGGCGAGGTCGGCACCCTGCTGATCACGCACTACACGCGCATCCTGCGCTACATCAAGCCCGACCAGGTGCACGTCTTCTCCGGCGGCCGGATCGTCGAGTCCGGCGGCGCCGAGCTCGCCGACAAGCTGGAGGAAGAGGGCTACGAGGCATACACGAAGGGTGGCGCATCCGCGTGACACAGCTGCCGGGCCTCCTCGACACCGAGGCGATCCGCAAGGACTTCCCGATCCTGGACCGACTGGTCCACGACGACCGGAAGCTCGTCTACCTGGACAACGCGGCGACCTCGCAGAAGCCGCGCCAGGTGCTGGACGCCCTGAGCGAGTACTACGAGCGCTACAACGCCAACGTCCACCGCGGTGTGCATGTGCTCGCCGAGGAGGCCACGGCGCTGTACGAGGGTGCGCGCGACAAGGTCGCCGCGTTCATCAACGCGCCCAGCCGCGACGAGGTGATCTTCACCAAGAACGCCTCCGAGTCGCTGAACCTCGTGGCGAACATGCTCGGCTGGGCCGACGAGCCCTACCGCGTGGACTCCGAGACCGAGATCGTCATCACGGAGATGGAGCACCACTCCAACATCGTGCCGTGGCAGCTGCTCGCGCAGCGCACGGGCGCGAAGCTGAAGTGGTTCGGCCTGACCGACGACGGCCGTCTCGACCTCTCCAACATCGACGAGATCATCACGGAGAGGACGAAGATCGTCTCCTTCGTGCTGGTGTCGAACATCCTGGGCACGGTCAACCCGGTCGAGACGATAATCCGCCGCGCGCAGGAGGTCGGCGCGCTGGTCTGCATCGACGCCTCCCAGGCCGCGCCGCACATGCCGCTGGACGTGCAGGCGCTCCAGGCCGACTTCGTGGCCTTCACCGGCCACAAGATGTGCGGCCCGACCGGTATCGGCGTCCTCTGGGGCCGCCAGGAGCTCCTTGAGGACCTGCCTCCGTTCCTCGGCGGCGGCGAGATGATCGAGACCGTGTCGATGCACTCGTCGACGTACGCTCCCGCCCCCCACAAGTTCGAGGCGGGCACCCCGCCGATCGCGCAGGCGGTCGGGCTGGGCGCGGCGATCGACTACCTGAACTCGATCGGCATGGACAAGATCCTCGCCCACGAGCACGCGCTCACCGAGTACGCGGTGCGGAGGCTCGCGGAGGTCCCGGACCTGCGCATCATCGGCCCCACCACGGCCGAGGACCGGGGCGCGGCGATCTCCTTCACGCTCGGCGACATCCACCCGCACGACGTGGGCCAGGTCCTCGACGAGCAGGGCATCGCCGTCCGGGTCGGCCACCACTGCGCCCGGCCGGTCTGCCTGCGCTACGGAATTCCTGCGACCACGCGAGCGTCGTTCTATCTGTACTCCACGCCGGCCGAGATCGACGCTCTGGTGGACGGCCTGGAGCACGTACGGAACTTCTTCGGCTGACGGGACGAGCGATCGCATGAAGCTGGACTCGATGTACCAGGAAGTCATCCTGGACCACTACAAGAACCCGCACGGGCGTGGTCTGCGCGATGGCGACGCCGAGGTACACCATGTGAACCCGACGTGCGGCGACGAGATCACGCTACGCGTGAAGTACGACGGCACGAAGATCGAGGACGTCTCGTACGAGGGCCAGGGCTGCTCGATCAGCCAGGCCTCGGCCTCCGTACTGAACGACCTGCTCGTCGGCAAGGACCTGGCCCAGGCGCAGAAGATCCAGGAGACCTTCCTGGAACTGATGCAGTCCAAGGGGAAGATCGAGCCGGACGACGCGATGGAGGACGTTCTGGAGGACGCCGTCGCGTTCGCCGGAGTCTCCAAGTACCCGGCCCGGGTCAAGTGCGCCCTCCTGAGCTGGATGGCGTGGAAGGACGCGACGGCCCAGGCCCTGGGCGGAGCCGACGCCGAAAGGAAGACGGCATGAGCGACACCGTGGAGATGAAGCCGGCCTCCGAGGAGGAGATCCGCGAGGCCCTGTACGACGTCGTCGACCCCGAGCTGGGCATCGACGTCGTCAACCTCGGCCTCATCTACGGCATCCACATCGACGACGCGAACATCGCGACGATCGACATGACCCTGACCTCCGCGGCCTGCCCGCTGACGGACGTCATCGAGGACCAGGCCAAGTCCGCCACGGACGGCCTCGTCAACGAACTCCGCATCAACTGGGTCTGGATGCCCCCGTGGGGCCCCGACAAGATCACCGACGACGGCCGCGAGCAGCTTCGGGCGCTCGGGTTCAACGTCTGAGATCCACCGGACACTTGGCTGTGGCCCCCGGCGTAAGACGCCGGGGGCCACAGCCATGTTCAGGGTGACGACCGCTCAGGAGGAGAAGGCCTTCGTGAGCTGGAAGGTCGAGTCGGCGAGGTAGTACTGATTGTGGTCGTAGCGGTCCAGGCGGAGCTGGAAGTTGCGGTGGCGGACGAAGTGGCCGGGGTAGTTGACCGACTCCAGCATCACCGTGCCCGACGTGTAGGAGCGGGGGCAGAAGGTGGCGTCCTGCTTGAACAGGTCCGAGCCGTCGTTGCTCGCCGCGCGCAGCACGAAACTCTGGTGGCGCACATAGCGGCCGTCCGCCATGCGGAAGGAGTAGCAGGAGGAGTTCGCG
Protein-coding sequences here:
- the sufB gene encoding Fe-S cluster assembly protein SufB, yielding MTLPIEETAHPELEGLGKYEYGWADSDEAGAAAKRGLSEEVVLDISGKKSEPEWMTKLRLKGLKLFAKKPMPNWGSDLSGIDFDNIKYFVRSTEKQAESWEDLPEDIKNTYDKLGIPEAEKQRLVAGVAAQYESEVVYHQIREDLEEQGVIFLDTDTALKEHPELFKEYFGTVIPAGDNKFAALNTAVWSGGSFIYVPKGVHVEIPLQAYFRINTENMGQFERTLIIVDEDAYVHYVEGCTAPIYKSDSLHSAVVEIIVKKGARCRYTTIQNWSNNVYNLVTKRAVAYEGATMEWVDGNIGSKVTMKYPAVYLMGEHAKGETLSIAFAGEGQHQDAGAKMVHMAPNTSSNIVSKSVARGGGRTSYRGLIEIGEGAPGSKSNVLCDALLVDTISRSDTYPYVDVREDDVSMGHEATVSKVSEDQLFYLMSRGLSEDEAMAMIVRGFVEPIAKELPMEYALELNRLIELQMEGAVG
- the sufD gene encoding Fe-S cluster assembly protein SufD, coding for MAEAQNIPVGSTTAGSIAVAAESTVATRMSAPPSFDVADFPVPHGREEEWRFTPLERLRGLHDGTAVATGDGLKVDVQAPEGVTVETVGRDDARLGKAGTPVDRVAAQAYSAFEKAGVITVPKETVLTEPIRIAVQGEGGTAFAHQVIELGAFAEAVVVIDHTGDAVLAANVDYILGDGAKLTVVSVQDWDDKAVHVAQHNALVGRDASFKSVVVTFGGDVVRLHPRVQYAGTGGEAELFGLYFTDAGQHQEHRLLVDHNTPHCKSNAVYKGALQGDNAHAVWIGDVLIEAKAEGTDTYEMNRNLVLTDGARVDSVPNLEIETGEIVGAGHASATGRFDDEQLFYLMARGIPAEEARRLVVRGFFAELVQQIGIDDIEERLLEKIDEELEASV
- a CDS encoding non-heme iron oxygenase ferredoxin subunit, with the protein product MATFDRARFIRACGLSELEEDTPKRVELDGTPVSVVKTEGEVFAIYDICSHANVSLSEGEVEDCQIECWLHGSSFDLRTGKPSGLPATRPVPVYPVKIEGDDVLVSLTQES
- the sufC gene encoding Fe-S cluster assembly ATPase SufC; protein product: MATLEIRDLHVTVEADNATKEILKGVDLTVKQGETHAIMGPNGSGKSTLAYSLAGHPKYTITGGTVLLDGEDVLEMSVDERARAGLFLAMQYPVEVPGVSVSNFLRTSATAIRGEAPKLRTWVKEVKEAMQRLNMDPSFAERNVNEGFSGGEKKRHEILQLELLKPKVAILDETDSGLDVDALRVVSEGVNRVRETGEVGTLLITHYTRILRYIKPDQVHVFSGGRIVESGGAELADKLEEEGYEAYTKGGASA
- a CDS encoding cysteine desulfurase, which produces MTQLPGLLDTEAIRKDFPILDRLVHDDRKLVYLDNAATSQKPRQVLDALSEYYERYNANVHRGVHVLAEEATALYEGARDKVAAFINAPSRDEVIFTKNASESLNLVANMLGWADEPYRVDSETEIVITEMEHHSNIVPWQLLAQRTGAKLKWFGLTDDGRLDLSNIDEIITERTKIVSFVLVSNILGTVNPVETIIRRAQEVGALVCIDASQAAPHMPLDVQALQADFVAFTGHKMCGPTGIGVLWGRQELLEDLPPFLGGGEMIETVSMHSSTYAPAPHKFEAGTPPIAQAVGLGAAIDYLNSIGMDKILAHEHALTEYAVRRLAEVPDLRIIGPTTAEDRGAAISFTLGDIHPHDVGQVLDEQGIAVRVGHHCARPVCLRYGIPATTRASFYLYSTPAEIDALVDGLEHVRNFFG
- the sufU gene encoding Fe-S cluster assembly sulfur transfer protein SufU, translating into MKLDSMYQEVILDHYKNPHGRGLRDGDAEVHHVNPTCGDEITLRVKYDGTKIEDVSYEGQGCSISQASASVLNDLLVGKDLAQAQKIQETFLELMQSKGKIEPDDAMEDVLEDAVAFAGVSKYPARVKCALLSWMAWKDATAQALGGADAERKTA
- a CDS encoding metal-sulfur cluster assembly factor, producing the protein MSDTVEMKPASEEEIREALYDVVDPELGIDVVNLGLIYGIHIDDANIATIDMTLTSAACPLTDVIEDQAKSATDGLVNELRINWVWMPPWGPDKITDDGREQLRALGFNV